The proteins below are encoded in one region of Papaver somniferum cultivar HN1 unplaced genomic scaffold, ASM357369v1 unplaced-scaffold_31, whole genome shotgun sequence:
- the LOC113341753 gene encoding uncharacterized protein LOC113341753, with translation MEETMHVLFTCPFSRAVWMIIPGGSGILAGVHSNIATVFESWMNAVRQKSRSESWLKLAMTVSWSIWNERCEVQFQKKKANPVEVARKAMSFASYLDGLYKKQQDRVVARLPKTNTLHWKPPVSPFYVINCDASYDKNTKLTGIALVLRDFAGNWWGCSAKCYAGVKDSEQMECLAFSEAVKWSKALQDAHVVLETDLQGIESYIVKKAPVIAWENEDILIDAIDSLKSIPHWMCHFVPRSCNKPADKLAKFSRKYRVNRVWLDKPPDIIESLLIADTVISFG, from the coding sequence ATGGAAGAAACTATGCATGTTTTGTTTACCTGCCCTTTTTCTAGGGCGGTTTGGATGATCATACCAGGAGGATCAGGTATTTTAGCTGGAGTTCATAGCAACATTGCGACTGTTTTTGAATCGTGGATGAACGCAGTTCGACAAAAAAGCAGAAGTGAAAGCTGGTTAAAATTGGCAATGACTGTATCATGGTCAATTTGGAATGAAAGATGCGAAGTCCAGTTTCAAAAAAAGAAGGCAAATCCTGTTGAAGTTGCCAGAAAAGCCATGAGCTTTGCTTCTTATTTGGATGGTCTTTACAAGAAGCAACAGGACAGAGTTGTAGCTAGACTTCCTAAAACAAATACCTTGCATTGGAAACCTCCTGTGTCACCTTTTTATGTAATAAACTGCGATGCTTCTTATGACAAAAACACTAAACTAACAGGAATTGCTTTGGTGTTGCGTGATTTTGCAGGGAACTGGTGGGGATGCTCAGCAAAGTGCTATGCAGGAGTAAAAGACTCCGAGCAAATGGAATGTCTGGCGTTTTCAGAGGCTGTCAAATGGAGCAAAGCTTTGCAAGACGCTCATGTAGTTTTGGAAACAGACTTACAAGGAATTGAAAGCTACATAGTGAAGAAAGCACCAGTGATAGCTTGGGAAAATGAAGACATTCTAATTGATGCAATTGACAGTTTGAAAAGTATTCCTCATTGGATGTGTCATTTCGTTCCTAGGTCTTGTAATAAACCTGCTGACAAGTTAGCAAAGTTCAGTAGAAAGTATAGAGTCAACAGGGTATGGTTAGATAAACCCCCTGATATTATTGAAAGTCTTTTGATTGCAGACACTGTAATCTCTTTTGGTTAA